In Oxyura jamaicensis isolate SHBP4307 breed ruddy duck chromosome 20, BPBGC_Ojam_1.0, whole genome shotgun sequence, the following are encoded in one genomic region:
- the RSPO4 gene encoding LOW QUALITY PROTEIN: R-spondin-4 (The sequence of the model RefSeq protein was modified relative to this genomic sequence to represent the inferred CDS: deleted 1 base in 1 codon): MQWISLMLLLFISSVEMLAQNRWKKQVSAGLFENCTGCVLCSEDNGCITCHHRLFLLIWRDGIRQYGMCVHTCPPGYFGVRGLEVNRCTKCRSPSCESCFSKDFCMKCKEKFYLHKGQCFRQCPPGTAAQPGTRECQETCEPGPWGEWSACTHEGRTCGCKWGLETRVREVLGAPREEGASCPALLETRKCRLRKHCPGEKTKPKNKGKKRQKKQKTELDAGT; the protein is encoded by the exons ATGCAGTGGATAAGCCTCATGTTGCTGCTATTCATCAGCTCCGTGGAAATGCTCGCGCAGAACCGATGGAAGAAGCAAG TGAGCGCCGGCCTCTTTGAGAACTGCACGGGCTGCGTCCTGTGCTCGGAGGACAACGGCTGCATCACCTGCCACCACCGGCTCTTCCTGCTCATCTGGAGGGACGGCATCCGCCAGTACGGGATGTGCGTCCACACCTGC CCCCCCGGCTACTTCGGCGTGCGGGGTCTGGAGGTCAACAGATGCACAA AGTGCAGGTCACCCAGCTGCGAGAGCTGCTTCAGCAAAGACTTCTGCATGAAGTGCAAGGAGAAGTTTTACCTGCACAAGGGCCAGTGCTTCCGGCAGTGCCCGCCCGGCACCGCGGCGCAGCCCGGCACCCGCGAGTGCCAAG aGACGTGCGAGCCGGGGCCCTGGGGCGAGTGGAGCGCCTGCACCCACGAGGGCCGGACCTGCGGCTGCAAGTGGGGTCTGGAGACGCGGGTGCGCGAGGTCCTGGGCGCCCCGCGAGAGGAGGGGGCTTCCTGCCCCGCGCTGCTGGAGACCCGAAAGTGCCGCCTGAGGAAGCACTGCCCAGGAG agaaaaccaaacccaaaaataaaggcaaaaagcggcagaagaagcagaagacagaGCTGGACGCGGGCACCTAG
- the ANGPT4 gene encoding angiopoietin-4 — MRVLGLVLAALCAAAAQRRALDGGGRRRFHRVQHGHCSYTFVLPEAEPAPCPPNAAPGPANALQRDSPAGTAHAARGAAQRLQHLERILENSTQWLLKLESYIQSSMKPEMAQLQQTAVQNQTATMLEIGSSLLNQSAEQTRKLTDVEAQVLNQTSRIEMQLLENSLSTNKLEKQLLVQTNEIHKLQSRNNILEVRVLEVEAKHQAELAGLRSEKERLQRLVSRQSGTIEDLEKSLLAASANSSLLQRQQLQLLEAVQGLVRLVSQGRAPLPGEEQLFQDCAELRRAGFRASGVYTLHIANLSEPRKAFCDMETDGGGWTVIQLRANGSLSFQRSWREYKQGFGEAAGEHWLGNEAVHLLTSRAPYALRVELRDWEGGQVYAHYGKFQLGSERQLYRLSLQDYSGTAGQQSALALQGTNFSTRDADNDNCLCKCAQMLSGGWWFDACGLSNLNGIYYPARHNIRKLNGIRWHYFQGPSYSLKGTRMLIRPAGF; from the exons ATGCGGGTGCTCGGCCTCGTCCTGGCGGCGCTGTGCGCGGCCGCGGCTCAGCGGCGGGCGCTGGATgggggcggccggcggcgcTTCCACCGCGTGCAGCACGGGCACTGCAGCTACACCTTCGTGCTGCCCGAGGCCGAGCCGGCGCCCTGCCCGCCCAacgccgcccccggccccgccaaCGCGCTGCAGAGGGACTCGCCGGCCGGCACCGCGCACGCCGCCCGCGGGGCTGCCCAGCGCCTGCAGCACCTCGAGAGGATCCTGGAGAACAGCACCCAGTGGCTGCTGAAG CTGGAGAGCTACATCCAGAGCAGCATGAAGCCGGAGATGGCGCAGCTGCAGCAGACGGCGGTGCAGAACCAGACGGCCACCATGCTGGAGATCGGCAGCTCCCTCCTCAACCAGAGCGCCGAGCAGACCCGCAAGCTCACCGACGTGGAGGCCCAG GTGCTGAACCAGACGTCGCGCATCGAgatgcagctgctggagaacTCCCTGTCCACCAACaagctggagaagcagctgctggtgcagaCGAACGAGATCCacaagctgcagagcaggaacaa CATCCTGGAGGTGCGGGTGCTGGAGGTGGAGGCGAAGCACCAGGCGGAGCTGGCGGGGCTGCGCTCGGAGAAGGAGAGGCTGCAGCGCCTGGTGAGCCGGCAGAGCGGCACCATCGAGGACCTGGAGAAGTCGCTGCTGGCCGCCAGCGCCAACTCCAGCCTGCTCCAgcggcagcagctgcagctcctcgaGGCGGTGCAGGGCCTGGTGCGCCTCGTCTCGCAGGGCAGAG ccccgctgcccgggGAGGAGCAGCTCTTCCAGGACTGCGCCGAGCTGCGCCGCGCCGGCTTCCGCGCCAGTGGGGTCTACACCCTGCACATCGCCAACCTCAGCGAGCCCAGAAAG GCCTTCTGCGACATGGAGACGGACGGCGGGGGCTGGACGGTCATCCAGCTCCGCGCCAACGGCAGCCTCAGCTTccagaggagctggagggagtACAAGCAG GGTTtcggggaggcggcgggcgaGCACTGGCTGGGTAACGAAGCCGTGCACCTGCTGACGAGCCGGGCGCCCTACGCCCTGCGCGTGGAGCTGCGGGACTGGGAGGGCGGCCAGGTCTATGCCCACTACGGGAAGTTCCAGCTGGGCAGCGAGCGGCAGCTCTACAG GCTCTCGCTGCAGGACTACAGCGGCACGGCCGGGCAGCAGAGCGCCTTGGCCCTGCAGGGCACCAACTTCAGCACCCGCGACGCCGACAACGACAACTGCCTCTGCAAGTGCGCCCAGATGCTGTCGGGAG GCTGGTGGTTCGACGCCTGCGGCCTCTCCAACCTGAACGGCATCTACTACCCGGCCCGGCACAACATCCGCAAGCTCAACGGCATCCGCTGGCACTACTTCCAGGGGCCCAGCTACTCGCTGAAGGGCACCCGCATGCTGATACGGCCCGCGGGCTTCTAG
- the FAM110A gene encoding protein FAM110A isoform X1, translating to MTQPQLKRGLAWRKAPCLRVHAGKERCFQSLRSTGLPRRASSSSADSEEAVSRPAAGRPAPVPCERPPCREQGRPRYGEAAGTGPPSHHGTSTGRGGSDSAGQIQVAARAPRAPRAPPPARTMPVEALNAGDTMKGAAVTAPFTSAMPIRILNKGPEYFRRRVEPGARKPSAVERLEADKAKYVKSQQVASTKQEPVKPPLLKQPLFAPGVRRAMLTPSRKTPPGPRRSEAGGTKTSLNLEILNNLINICDSPFPKAESPRGREWQCKAEAPGAGAEGAGKAPESPAAPKPPGTVAVRRVDVRPCGALPARVAPAGQVTPVSLSPAPGRLPAAPALSSPSRPESARRQTLLHRSKSDLSDRFSRATADLERFFNYCGLDPEEVRDMGAEHFARASSDIVSVKFHSVSTASSEGGRSPRSAATPEGRPAERMPYGISVVERNARVIKWLYGLRQAREPQQVSNV from the exons ATGACGCAGCCGCAATTAAAGCGTGGCCTGGCGTGGAGGAAAGCCCCGTGCCTCCGCGTGCACGCTGGCAAGGAGAGGTGTTTTCAATCCCTTCGGAGCACTGGGCTGCCTCGGAGGGCGTCTTCATCCAGCGCTGACTCAGAGGAAGCCGTGAGCCGCCCCGCCGCGGGCAGACCCGCTCCAGTGCCCTGTGAGCGGCcaccctgcagggagcaggggaggccACGGTacggggaggcagcaggcacgGGGCCACCGAGCCACCACGGGACAAGCACGGGCCGGGGAGGCTCCGACAGCGCAGGGCAGATCCAGGT CGCGGCGCgtgccccccgcgccccccgtgccccgccgcccgcccggaCGATGCCCGTCGAGGCGCTGAACGCCGGCGATACCATGAAGGGGGCGGCGGTGACGGCGCCCTTCACCTCGGCCATGCCCATCCGCATCCTCAACAAGGGCCCCGAGTATTTCCGACGGCGCGTGGAGCCGGGCGCGAGGAAACCCAGCGCCGTGGAGAGGCTGGAGGCCGACAAGGCCAAGTACGTGAAGAGCCAGCAGGTCGCCAGCACCAAGCAGGAGCCGGTGAAGCCGCCGCTGCTCAAGCAGCCCCTCTTCGCCCCGGGCGTGCGCCGGGCCATGCTCACCCCGAGCCGTAAGACGCCGCCGGGACCACGCCGCTCGGAGGCCGGCGGGACGAAGACCTCCCTCAACCTGGAGATCCTCAACAACCTCATCAACATCTGCGACAGCCCCTTCCCCAAGGCGGAGAGCCCGCGGGGCCGGGAGTGGCAGTGCAAGGCGGAGGCGCCGGGTGCCGGGGCGGAGGGGGCTGGCAAGGCACCGGAGAGCCCCGCCGCCCCCAAGCCCCCCGGCACCGTGGCCGTGCGCAGGGTGGACGTGCGGCCCTGCGGGGCTCTGCCCGCCAGGGTGGCCCCCGCCGGCCAAGTGACGCCGGTGTCCTTGTCACCCGCCCCGGGCAGGCTGCCTGCGGCGCCGGCGCTGAGCTCGCCCAGCCGCCCCGAGAGCGCCCGGCGGCAAACCCTGCTGCACCGCTCCAAGTCGGACCTGAGCGACCGCTTCTCGCGGGCCACCGCCGACCTGGAGCGCTTCTTCAACTACTGCGGCCTCGACCCGGAGGAGGTGCGGGACATGGGCGCGGAGCACTTCGCCCGCGCCAGCTCCGACATCGTGTCCGTCAAGTTTCACAGCGTCAGCACGGCCAGCTCGGAGGGCGGCCGCTCGCCCCGCAGCGCGGCCACGCCGGAGGGCCGGCCGGCCGAGCGCATGCCCTACGGCATCTCCGTGGTGGAGCGCAACGCCCGCGTTATCAAGTGGCTCTACGGGCTGCGCCAGGCCCGCGAGCCCCAGCAGGTCTCCAACGTGTAG
- the FAM110A gene encoding protein FAM110A isoform X2, with product MPVEALNAGDTMKGAAVTAPFTSAMPIRILNKGPEYFRRRVEPGARKPSAVERLEADKAKYVKSQQVASTKQEPVKPPLLKQPLFAPGVRRAMLTPSRKTPPGPRRSEAGGTKTSLNLEILNNLINICDSPFPKAESPRGREWQCKAEAPGAGAEGAGKAPESPAAPKPPGTVAVRRVDVRPCGALPARVAPAGQVTPVSLSPAPGRLPAAPALSSPSRPESARRQTLLHRSKSDLSDRFSRATADLERFFNYCGLDPEEVRDMGAEHFARASSDIVSVKFHSVSTASSEGGRSPRSAATPEGRPAERMPYGISVVERNARVIKWLYGLRQAREPQQVSNV from the coding sequence ATGCCCGTCGAGGCGCTGAACGCCGGCGATACCATGAAGGGGGCGGCGGTGACGGCGCCCTTCACCTCGGCCATGCCCATCCGCATCCTCAACAAGGGCCCCGAGTATTTCCGACGGCGCGTGGAGCCGGGCGCGAGGAAACCCAGCGCCGTGGAGAGGCTGGAGGCCGACAAGGCCAAGTACGTGAAGAGCCAGCAGGTCGCCAGCACCAAGCAGGAGCCGGTGAAGCCGCCGCTGCTCAAGCAGCCCCTCTTCGCCCCGGGCGTGCGCCGGGCCATGCTCACCCCGAGCCGTAAGACGCCGCCGGGACCACGCCGCTCGGAGGCCGGCGGGACGAAGACCTCCCTCAACCTGGAGATCCTCAACAACCTCATCAACATCTGCGACAGCCCCTTCCCCAAGGCGGAGAGCCCGCGGGGCCGGGAGTGGCAGTGCAAGGCGGAGGCGCCGGGTGCCGGGGCGGAGGGGGCTGGCAAGGCACCGGAGAGCCCCGCCGCCCCCAAGCCCCCCGGCACCGTGGCCGTGCGCAGGGTGGACGTGCGGCCCTGCGGGGCTCTGCCCGCCAGGGTGGCCCCCGCCGGCCAAGTGACGCCGGTGTCCTTGTCACCCGCCCCGGGCAGGCTGCCTGCGGCGCCGGCGCTGAGCTCGCCCAGCCGCCCCGAGAGCGCCCGGCGGCAAACCCTGCTGCACCGCTCCAAGTCGGACCTGAGCGACCGCTTCTCGCGGGCCACCGCCGACCTGGAGCGCTTCTTCAACTACTGCGGCCTCGACCCGGAGGAGGTGCGGGACATGGGCGCGGAGCACTTCGCCCGCGCCAGCTCCGACATCGTGTCCGTCAAGTTTCACAGCGTCAGCACGGCCAGCTCGGAGGGCGGCCGCTCGCCCCGCAGCGCGGCCACGCCGGAGGGCCGGCCGGCCGAGCGCATGCCCTACGGCATCTCCGTGGTGGAGCGCAACGCCCGCGTTATCAAGTGGCTCTACGGGCTGCGCCAGGCCCGCGAGCCCCAGCAGGTCTCCAACGTGTAG
- the SLC52A3 gene encoding solute carrier family 52, riboflavin transporter, member 3, which yields MALLTHLLACVFGTGSWVAINGLWVELPLLVTVLPEQWDLPSYITIIIQMANVGPLFVTLMHRFWPGLLKEVAVIYVIVSLGAVACLLLAFLWNQTSLIAGTPHSTAFLVLTFFLALVDCTSSVTFLPFMMQLEPQYLTTFFIGEGLSGLIPALIALGQGSGISSCANVTRVVNSTSGNATVETVVFQMETRYLPANFSTLLFFLLMTGMMVACLVAFFFLARQPKVWELSQQQLFPSTIILSSFDQIPEDGDGSGRGRGYPCPKKTKRPMEDHPSTVSYPLAKLTFIYLLIAWVSSLTNGVLPSVQSYSCLPYGNTAYHLSATLSSMANPLACIVAMFLPGRSLALLGALTLAGTGFGAYNMAIAVMSPCPLLQQSQWGDAVIVLSWVLFTGMLSYVKVMAGVILRSRSHSALVWYGAVEQLGSLLGALLMFPLVNIYGFFTSADYCSLQCPA from the exons ATGGCGCTGCTCACCCACCTCCTGGCCTGCGTCTTCGGCACGGGCTCGTGGGTGGCCATCAACGGGCTGTGGGTCGAGCTGCCGCTGCTGGTGACGGTGCTGCCGGAGCAGTGGGACCTGCCCTCCTACATCACCATCATCATCCAGATGGCCAACGTGGGGCCGCTCTTCGTCACCCTCATGCACCGCTTCTGGCCCGGCCTGCTGAAGGAGGTGGCCGTCATCTACGTGATCGTGTCCCTGGGCGCCGtggcctgcctgctgctggccttcctcTGGAACCAGACGTCCCTCATCGCGGGGACGCCCCACAGCACCGCATTCCTCGTCCTCACGTTCTTCCTGGCCCTGGTGGACTGCACCTCCTCCGTCACATTCCTGCCCTTCATGATGCAGCTGGAGCCCCAGTACCTCACCACCTTCTTCATCGGGGAAGGGCTCAGCGGGCTGATCCCCGCTCTCATCGCCCTGGGCCAGGGCTCCGGCATCTCCAGCTGCGCCAACGTCACCCGCGTGGTCAACAGCACCTCCGGCAACGCGACGGTGGAGACCGTTGTCTTCCAGATGGAGACTCGCTACCTCCCGGCCAACTTCTCCAccctcctctttttcctcctcatgaCTGGGATGATGGTGGCCTGCCTGGTGGCCTTCTTCTTCCTCGCCAGGCAGCCGAAGGTATGGGAGCTGTcgcagcagcagctgttcccCAGCACCATCATACTCAGTTCCTTTGACCAGATCCCCGAGGACGGAGACGGCTCGGGGCGAGGCAGAGGCTACCCGTGCCCAAAGAAAACCAAGCGGCCCATGGAAGACCACCCTTCAACGGTCTCCTACCCGCTGGCCAAGCTCACCTTCATCTACCTCCTCATCGCCTGGGTGAGCTCCCTGACCAACGGGGTCCTGCCGTCGGTGCAGTCCTACTCCTGCCTGCCCTACGGCAACACCGCCTACCACCTCTCGGCCACCCTCAGCTCCATGGCCAACCCCCTCGCCTGCATCGTGGCCATGTTCCTGCCCGGCAG gtccctggccctgctgggcgCCCTCACCTTGGCAGGGACAGGCTTTGGTGCCTACAACATGGCCATCGCGGTGATGAGCCCCTGCCCGCTCCTGCAGCAGTCCCAGTGGGGCGACGCCGTCATC GTCCTCTCCTGGGTGCTCTTCACCGGGATGCTCTCCTACGTGAAGGTGATGGCCGGGGTGATCCTGCGGAGCCGCAGCCACAGCGCGCTGGTGTGGTACGGGGCGGTGGAGCAGCTGGGCTCCCTGCTGGGCGCCCTGCTCATGTTCCCCCTCGTCAACATTTACGGCTTCTTCACCTCCGCCGACTACTGCAGCCTGCAGTGCCCGGCGTGA